A genomic stretch from Erigeron canadensis isolate Cc75 chromosome 9, C_canadensis_v1, whole genome shotgun sequence includes:
- the LOC122581153 gene encoding uncharacterized protein LOC122581153 — MADAAECIVIGVDNSRWVPPDSDIFRNLCEAIEFYCRAKFNENPDTVAGLYAMGSFDSRHLVYPTRSIEDLVAKFPCMNAGCGQVDLLGMFSFGCMPLVKRFGQHSNKKKRLVVFVGGLSNLSMLFAERTAKTFTDMG, encoded by the exons ATGGCGGATGCCGCAGAG tgCATAGTTATCGGTGTCGATAATTCTCGTTGGGTGCCCCCTGACTCTGATATCTTTCGGAATCTATGTGAGGCTATTGAATTCTATTGCAGAGCCAAATTTAAC GAAAATCCAGATACTGTTGCGGGCTTATACGCAATGGGTTCCTTTGATTCTAGACATTTGGTTTATCCCACCCGATCTATTGAAGATTTAGTTGCTAAGTTCCCAT GTATGAATGCCGGCTGTGGTCAGGTGGACCTTTTAGGCATGTTCTCATTTGGCTGTATGCCCTTGGTAAAACGCTTCGGTCAACATAGTAATAAGAAAAAGAGACTCGTTGTTTTCGTTGGAGG GCTTTCGAATCTGTCTATGCTATTTGCGGAGAGAACTGCAAAGACATTTACAGACATGGGATAG